CATCTGGAGCTGGCTGTCGGGCCAGGAGTCTTTGTGCCCCGGCCGGAGACCGAGATGCTGGTCGATCTCGTGGCATCGCACCTGCAGCACGGCTCGCCCACTGTTGTTGACCTCTGCACCGGCTCGGGCGCGCTGGCATTCGCGGTCAAACAGGAATTTCCGCAGACGCTCGTGTACGCCGTGGAACTTTCGAAGGAGGCCGTGGCGTGGGCGCAGTTGAATCGTCAGCTGCTCGGTCTTGATGTCGACATTCGGCAGGGAGATGCGACGTCGGCCTTCGATGATCTGGTGGGTCAGGTCGACGTGGTCCTCAGCAACCCGCCGTACATCCCCGACGGCATGGTCCCGATCGATCCCGAAGTGCGCGATCACGATCCGCACCTCGCGCTCTTCGGCGGCAGCGCGGACGGGTTGGCCATCCCTGTGCAGGTCGCCGCGCGCGCCGCGCGGCTGTTGCGCCCTGGTGGCCGGTTGGCGATGGAGCACGCTGCGACCCAGGGAAAATCGCTACCGGAGGCCATCCTCGCCCAGGGCTACTGGTCCGAGGTCGAGGACCATCACGACCTGACGGACGCTGCGCGGGTCACGGTGGCAACAAAGCAGCTGAAGCATCCGCAGCGGCGTGCCTGATATGACGAACGTGCCCGACGTGATGACGCACGACGTATGGGAGGACGCGCGCCGAGTGCGGGCGCGTCATCTTCTGGTGGATGCGCTCGGCGCGGGTCTGCTGATCCTGCTGTCCGTCATTCTGCAGAGCGGTCAGGGTAGATGGGCTTTCGCCGCGGTCGTCGTCCTCGCAGTGATGATCGTCGCCCGGCGTCTCAGCGTGCCGGTGGCCATCGGGCTGGCGGTGCTCGGCGCGTTGCTCCAACTCGGTAGCGGGCAGTTGGTGCCGGTCGCCGACCTCGCCTACGCGCCGCTCTACTTCACGCTGGGTGCTGACCCCAGGGCATGGGTCCGCACTGTCGGGCTCGCGGGCGTCCCCACGGCGGTCGTACTTGCGGGCGCCGGGTCCGGCCTGGTCAACGTGACCGGTGTGGGCAGCGGCCGTTACGGCTACCAGGGCGTCACGGTGCTG
This portion of the Dermatophilaceae bacterium Sec6.4 genome encodes:
- the prmC gene encoding peptide chain release factor N(5)-glutamine methyltransferase, with the protein product MTVREILSAAATRLGEAGVVSAASDAAILLAHAWGVELAEVHSAQVLDRRPDVAVLTRFADLVSERASRIPLQHLTGRAPFRHLELAVGPGVFVPRPETEMLVDLVASHLQHGSPTVVDLCTGSGALAFAVKQEFPQTLVYAVELSKEAVAWAQLNRQLLGLDVDIRQGDATSAFDDLVGQVDVVLSNPPYIPDGMVPIDPEVRDHDPHLALFGGSADGLAIPVQVAARAARLLRPGGRLAMEHAATQGKSLPEAILAQGYWSEVEDHHDLTDAARVTVATKQLKHPQRRA